From one Triticum urartu cultivar G1812 chromosome 3, Tu2.1, whole genome shotgun sequence genomic stretch:
- the LOC125543180 gene encoding protein FAR-RED IMPAIRED RESPONSE 1-like isoform X2 has product MCGVAPKLIITDEDQSMRRGIESIFPNTKHRLCMWHILMKLPEKVGPILRDNEDFKPRFMACVRGSETPDEFESRWSSIISEFGLEDNEWLKEKYGLRESWIPAYFMDFSLGGILRTTSRSESENAFFRHFTNRKLTLIEFWVRFETALEEQRQKELQEDNCALHTLPVLETCWGIEAHAREVYTHNIFVAFQREVVAARDRRHVKTIEQVGDVRTTSIGDLSLRIRTVRFNTNTKAAQCTCRMFESLGILCSHIIVVLKNDGCNEIPSQYVLHRWTKMAARHLCYDANGHELEGSSTSLSPIIKKLYSQTCSRFSLALHEAKHCEDKMEYLNKAVADALAHLSQTTPLDEQSEVQEFESFIGTTFPSIINIHPPDIANTKGSVKRLKRGSEEAINKRKKSK; this is encoded by the exons ATGTGTGGGGTTGCACCAAAGCTAATCATAACTGACGAGGATCAAAGCATGAGAAGAGGAATAGAATCTATATTTCCGAACACAAAGCATCGACTTTGTATGTGGCATATTCTGATGAAACTCCCTGAAAAGGTTGGACCCATCTTGAGAGACAATGAAGATTTTAAACCACGATTCATGGCATGTGTCCGGGGATCAGAGACTCCAGATGAGTTTGAATCACGGTGGTCCTCAATAATTTCTGAGTTTGGCCTAGAGGATAATGAATGGTTGAAAGAGAAGTATGGTTTACGGGAATCATGGATTCCAGCATACTTTATGGATTTCTCCCTTGGTGGAATATTACGTACAACATCTAGATCTGAGAGTGAGAATGCATTTTTTCGACACTTCACTAACCGAAAGCTTACCTTGATTGAGTTTTGGGTAAGATTTGAAACCGCTTTGGAAGAGCAACGACAAAAGGAGTTGCAAGAGGATAATTGTGCACTTCATACCTTGCCAGTACTCGAGACTTGCTGGGGAATTGAGGCTCATGCCAGAGAAGTGTATACTCACAATATTTTTGTTGCTTTCCAACGTGAGGTGGTGGCTGCAAGGGATCGTCGTCATGTCAAAACCATTGAGCAGGTTGGTGATGTCCGAACCACGAGCATTGGTGACCTTAGTTTAAGGATAAGAACAGTCCGCTTCAACACTAATACAAAGGCTGCACAATGTACATGTCGAATGTTTGAATCATTGGGCATCCTTTGCTCTCACATCATTGTTGTCTTAAAGAATGATGGGTGTAATGAAATTCCTAGCCAATATGTGCTGCATAGGTGGACTAAAATGGCTGCACGACATCTTTGCTATGATGCCAATGGACATGAGCTGGAAGGGTCATCTACTTCTCTTTCACCTATCATCAAGAAATTGTACTCACAAACATGCTCGCGGTTCAGCTTGGCATTGCATGAAGCTAAACATTGTGAGGACAAGATGGAATACTTGAACAAAGCTGTTGCTGATGCTCTTGCACACTTGAGTCAGACAACGCCACTTGACGAACAAAGTGAAGTTCAAGAGTTTGAATCCTTTATTGGAACGACATTCCCAAGCATCATCAATATTCATCCCCCTGATATTGCAAATACAAAGGGCAGTGTCAAGAGATTGAAGAGGGGTTCAGAGGAGGCCATTAACAAAAGGAAAAAG AGCAAGTAG
- the LOC125543180 gene encoding protein FAR-RED IMPAIRED RESPONSE 1-like isoform X1, with the protein MCGVAPKLIITDEDQSMRRGIESIFPNTKHRLCMWHILMKLPEKVGPILRDNEDFKPRFMACVRGSETPDEFESRWSSIISEFGLEDNEWLKEKYGLRESWIPAYFMDFSLGGILRTTSRSESENAFFRHFTNRKLTLIEFWVRFETALEEQRQKELQEDNCALHTLPVLETCWGIEAHAREVYTHNIFVAFQREVVAARDRRHVKTIEQVGDVRTTSIGDLSLRIRTVRFNTNTKAAQCTCRMFESLGILCSHIIVVLKNDGCNEIPSQYVLHRWTKMAARHLCYDANGHELEGSSTSLSPIIKKLYSQTCSRFSLALHEAKHCEDKMEYLNKAVADALAHLSQTTPLDEQSEVQEFESFIGTTFPSIINIHPPDIANTKGSVKRLKRGSEEAINKRKKVNRP; encoded by the coding sequence ATGTGTGGGGTTGCACCAAAGCTAATCATAACTGACGAGGATCAAAGCATGAGAAGAGGAATAGAATCTATATTTCCGAACACAAAGCATCGACTTTGTATGTGGCATATTCTGATGAAACTCCCTGAAAAGGTTGGACCCATCTTGAGAGACAATGAAGATTTTAAACCACGATTCATGGCATGTGTCCGGGGATCAGAGACTCCAGATGAGTTTGAATCACGGTGGTCCTCAATAATTTCTGAGTTTGGCCTAGAGGATAATGAATGGTTGAAAGAGAAGTATGGTTTACGGGAATCATGGATTCCAGCATACTTTATGGATTTCTCCCTTGGTGGAATATTACGTACAACATCTAGATCTGAGAGTGAGAATGCATTTTTTCGACACTTCACTAACCGAAAGCTTACCTTGATTGAGTTTTGGGTAAGATTTGAAACCGCTTTGGAAGAGCAACGACAAAAGGAGTTGCAAGAGGATAATTGTGCACTTCATACCTTGCCAGTACTCGAGACTTGCTGGGGAATTGAGGCTCATGCCAGAGAAGTGTATACTCACAATATTTTTGTTGCTTTCCAACGTGAGGTGGTGGCTGCAAGGGATCGTCGTCATGTCAAAACCATTGAGCAGGTTGGTGATGTCCGAACCACGAGCATTGGTGACCTTAGTTTAAGGATAAGAACAGTCCGCTTCAACACTAATACAAAGGCTGCACAATGTACATGTCGAATGTTTGAATCATTGGGCATCCTTTGCTCTCACATCATTGTTGTCTTAAAGAATGATGGGTGTAATGAAATTCCTAGCCAATATGTGCTGCATAGGTGGACTAAAATGGCTGCACGACATCTTTGCTATGATGCCAATGGACATGAGCTGGAAGGGTCATCTACTTCTCTTTCACCTATCATCAAGAAATTGTACTCACAAACATGCTCGCGGTTCAGCTTGGCATTGCATGAAGCTAAACATTGTGAGGACAAGATGGAATACTTGAACAAAGCTGTTGCTGATGCTCTTGCACACTTGAGTCAGACAACGCCACTTGACGAACAAAGTGAAGTTCAAGAGTTTGAATCCTTTATTGGAACGACATTCCCAAGCATCATCAATATTCATCCCCCTGATATTGCAAATACAAAGGGCAGTGTCAAGAGATTGAAGAGGGGTTCAGAGGAGGCCATTAACAAAAGGAAAAAGGTCAATAGACCATAA